The following coding sequences lie in one Paraburkholderia largidicola genomic window:
- a CDS encoding winged helix-turn-helix transcriptional regulator, translating into MKERTQSTCPLCYSLDVFGDKWTLLIIRDVLLGEKRNYRDFAKSSEGIATNILADRLKHLVEQGMLIREDDPGSGTQTLYLPTEKALALMPVIDAMTKWGLEHGPDRLKPPAGWSLE; encoded by the coding sequence ATGAAGGAACGAACCCAAAGCACGTGTCCGCTGTGCTATTCGCTCGATGTATTCGGCGACAAGTGGACCTTGCTGATCATTCGGGATGTGCTGCTGGGCGAGAAGCGAAATTACCGGGATTTCGCGAAATCGTCGGAGGGCATCGCCACGAACATTCTCGCCGACCGGCTCAAACATCTGGTCGAGCAAGGCATGTTGATACGCGAGGACGATCCCGGGAGCGGCACGCAGACGCTGTATCTGCCGACGGAAAAAGCGCTTGCCTTGATGCCGGTGATCGATGCGATGACCAAGTGGGGACTGGAACACGGCCCGGACCGGCTGAAGCCGCCAGCGGGCTGGAGTCTCGAATAG
- a CDS encoding CmcJ/NvfI family oxidoreductase — MSDIVVEQPAVVEAALNYLVATGEKPATYAYEPPAGEPQRSGVYRTQRVNIVNARVSPPPGGLSLDRNGFELRQHASALSDFSDPAAIERVYYPEAEALLRRWTGAQRVVIFDHTLRDGQAARASGVREPVKFIHNDQTFVSGPRRVRDHLPPDEAEELLKGRVAIVNLWRPVGSTVESSPLALCDSRSIALNDLVPSDLIYPDKVGETYAFVFNPRHRWYYFPLMSPEEVLLLKIYDSAGDDIARLTAHTAFDDPSSPPDARARRSIELRSLLFF; from the coding sequence ATGAGCGATATCGTCGTCGAACAGCCAGCCGTTGTCGAAGCCGCGTTGAACTATCTCGTCGCAACGGGAGAAAAGCCCGCCACGTATGCCTACGAGCCGCCTGCAGGCGAGCCGCAGCGCAGCGGCGTGTATCGGACGCAGCGCGTGAATATCGTCAACGCGCGCGTGTCGCCGCCGCCCGGAGGTTTATCGCTGGATCGCAATGGCTTTGAACTGCGGCAGCACGCGAGCGCGCTCAGCGATTTCTCGGACCCTGCCGCGATCGAACGCGTCTACTACCCTGAGGCCGAAGCATTGCTCAGACGCTGGACGGGTGCGCAGCGCGTCGTCATCTTCGATCACACGCTTCGTGACGGCCAGGCGGCGCGAGCGAGCGGTGTGCGCGAGCCTGTCAAATTCATTCACAACGATCAGACGTTCGTCTCGGGTCCGCGCCGCGTGCGCGATCATCTGCCGCCGGATGAAGCGGAAGAACTGCTGAAGGGAAGAGTGGCGATCGTCAATCTGTGGCGTCCCGTCGGATCGACAGTCGAATCGTCGCCGCTCGCATTGTGCGATTCGCGCAGTATCGCGCTGAACGATCTCGTGCCGTCGGATCTGATCTATCCGGACAAGGTTGGCGAGACCTACGCATTCGTGTTCAATCCGCGGCACCGCTGGTACTACTTTCCGTTGATGTCGCCGGAAGAAGTCCTGCTGCTGAAGATCTACGATTCCGCAGGCGACGATATCGCACGGCTGACGGCGCATACCGCATTCGACGATCCGTCGTCGCCGCCCGATGCAAGGGCGCGGCGAAGCATCGAACTGCGCTCGTTGCTGTTCTTCTGA
- a CDS encoding MerR family transcriptional regulator → MSKLPSQKLLSIGELARITGASVRSIRHYDEHGLLASVRASNGYRMFPEKATTQVRQIQRMIATGFTIDDIRAFPDCMLLIEGARSCDQISDVQRKRLETIDRQIADLERRRARLLKTLSEGAIPPVE, encoded by the coding sequence ATGAGCAAACTGCCATCACAGAAGCTGTTGTCCATCGGCGAGCTGGCGCGGATCACGGGTGCGAGCGTGCGGTCGATCCGCCACTACGACGAGCACGGCCTGCTCGCGTCGGTGCGCGCGAGCAATGGCTACCGTATGTTTCCTGAGAAGGCGACGACGCAGGTCCGCCAGATCCAGCGCATGATTGCGACCGGCTTCACCATCGACGACATCCGCGCCTTTCCCGACTGCATGCTGCTGATCGAAGGCGCCCGTTCGTGCGATCAGATCAGCGACGTGCAGCGCAAACGTCTCGAAACAATCGACCGTCAGATCGCAGATCTGGAACGCCGCCGCGCGCGCTTGCTGAAGACATTGTCGGAAGGTGCGATTCCGCCCGTCGAGTGA
- a CDS encoding TlpA disulfide reductase family protein — protein sequence MNIGPLALPAGPLALFIGIAVALFVSRFAGEKRSEVERALLTALVIGLVVARVAFVLQYLPSYRGNFLPMLDIRDAGFAVIPGIVAGIAVAGIAAIRRSAIRRPLAIAAISGLIAWGIAGEVAERSDQPSHVPAISLSDEAGMPQPLARNNGKPLVVNLWATWCGPCRGEMPVLASEQARHPELDLVFVNQGEDRHTVQTFLADLKLHIDNAYFDPQLALAKSVNVTAYPTTLFYDANGRLLEKHLGRVSEATFDAMLARLYPSLESSRP from the coding sequence ATGAATATCGGTCCCCTGGCGCTTCCCGCCGGCCCTCTTGCACTGTTCATCGGCATTGCCGTAGCGTTATTCGTCAGCAGGTTCGCTGGCGAGAAGCGATCGGAAGTCGAGCGTGCCCTCTTGACGGCGTTAGTCATTGGCCTGGTCGTCGCGCGGGTGGCGTTCGTCCTTCAATATCTGCCGAGCTATCGCGGCAACTTCCTGCCAATGCTCGATATCCGGGACGCGGGATTCGCAGTGATACCGGGCATCGTGGCGGGCATTGCCGTCGCGGGCATTGCCGCGATACGACGATCGGCAATACGACGCCCGCTCGCCATCGCAGCGATATCGGGGCTGATCGCGTGGGGCATCGCTGGCGAAGTCGCCGAACGATCCGATCAGCCCTCGCACGTGCCTGCGATATCGCTATCCGACGAAGCCGGCATGCCGCAACCACTTGCGCGCAATAACGGCAAACCACTTGTCGTCAATCTGTGGGCGACATGGTGCGGACCCTGTCGAGGGGAAATGCCCGTGCTGGCCAGCGAGCAGGCAAGACATCCCGAACTCGATCTGGTTTTCGTGAATCAGGGCGAAGACCGCCACACGGTCCAGACATTTCTGGCAGACCTCAAGTTGCACATCGACAACGCCTATTTCGATCCGCAACTGGCGCTCGCGAAAAGCGTGAATGTCACCGCTTATCCGACCACGCTCTTTTACGACGCCAACGGGCGATTGCTGGAAAAGCACTTGGGGCGCGTATCGGAAGCAACGTTCGATGCAATGCTTGCGCGCCTTTACCCGTCGCTCGAATCGTCGAGACCTTAA
- a CDS encoding aliphatic sulfonate ABC transporter substrate-binding protein, translating into MASIRGLAFFARARRAHVLRNIMTTAAAALALCYFGSTQAAPLNELKLDYAYYSPESLVIKRNGWLEQAFAADHTQVKWVLSLGSNRALEYLNSGAIDIGSTAGLAAVLGKANGNPIRAVYVFSRPEWTALVVRKDSPIKNLADLKGKKIAATKGTDPFLFTLRALHTVGLSRDDVEIVNLQHPDGRTALANSQVDAWAGLDPHMAAAQIDDGARLLYRNVDFNTWGLLNAREDFIREHPEQLARVLKVYEQARVWIAAHPDDTAKIVSEESKVSLAVAKLQLSRNDFGHPQPGAQQIAALKAAAPILVDEQLVKSGTDLNQVIDALIDPNIAQPVIASNGAK; encoded by the coding sequence ATGGCATCGATCCGGGGCTTGGCATTCTTCGCGCGGGCGCGCCGCGCGCACGTTCTGCGCAACATCATGACGACGGCAGCCGCCGCGCTGGCGCTCTGCTATTTCGGCAGCACGCAGGCTGCGCCGCTCAACGAGCTGAAGCTCGACTACGCGTACTACTCGCCGGAGAGCCTCGTCATCAAACGCAATGGCTGGCTGGAACAGGCGTTCGCCGCCGATCACACGCAGGTCAAATGGGTACTGAGCCTGGGAAGCAACCGCGCACTGGAGTACCTGAATAGCGGCGCCATCGATATCGGCTCGACCGCGGGTCTCGCTGCCGTGCTCGGCAAGGCAAACGGTAATCCGATCCGTGCGGTGTATGTGTTTTCCCGCCCTGAATGGACCGCCCTCGTGGTGCGCAAGGACTCGCCCATCAAGAACCTTGCCGACCTGAAAGGCAAGAAGATTGCGGCCACCAAGGGCACCGATCCGTTCCTCTTCACCTTGCGCGCACTGCATACCGTGGGCCTCTCGCGCGATGACGTCGAAATCGTGAATCTCCAGCATCCGGACGGCCGCACGGCGCTCGCGAACAGTCAGGTCGACGCGTGGGCCGGACTCGACCCGCACATGGCGGCCGCGCAGATCGACGACGGCGCGCGCCTGCTTTATCGCAATGTCGATTTCAATACGTGGGGCCTGCTTAACGCACGCGAGGACTTTATCCGCGAGCATCCGGAGCAACTGGCCCGCGTATTGAAGGTCTATGAACAAGCACGCGTGTGGATTGCCGCGCATCCCGACGATACGGCGAAGATCGTCTCGGAGGAATCGAAGGTATCGCTCGCGGTCGCGAAGCTGCAACTCAGCCGCAACGACTTCGGTCATCCGCAGCCCGGCGCGCAACAGATCGCCGCGCTCAAGGCAGCCGCGCCGATTCTCGTCGACGAGCAGCTGGTGAAAAGCGGCACCGATCTCAATCAGGTCATCGACGCGCTGATCGATCCGAACATCGCGCAGCCCGTCATCGCGAGCAACGGCGCGAAGTGA
- a CDS encoding alpha/beta fold hydrolase: MTQDNARTAASSFFPGFSTLDVDADDVSFSGVTGGSGPPILLLHGYPQTHIAWRKIAPTLAQTHTVVVPDLPGYGDSRTRHDQPRWTKRRVAQALVALMDRLGHERFAVVGHDRGARVGYRLALDHPARVAAYASLTVIPTLDAFAGVDKTFALNAWHWFFLAQPFDLPERMLDAETDAFIDAALSKMAGGLDGIDPLALDAYRAAFRKPEVRHAICEDYRAATVEDLQYDTADFEAGNKLTCPVLVLWSEREQRAGKALPTDVWSKWASQVTGRALPGGHLLPEDAPQEVLSALVPFLEPLRT, translated from the coding sequence ATGACGCAGGACAATGCCCGGACTGCCGCAAGCAGTTTTTTTCCCGGTTTTTCGACACTCGACGTCGATGCGGACGACGTGTCATTCAGCGGCGTGACGGGTGGTTCCGGGCCTCCCATCCTGCTGCTGCACGGCTATCCGCAAACCCACATCGCATGGCGAAAGATTGCGCCGACGCTCGCGCAAACCCATACCGTCGTCGTGCCCGATTTGCCGGGATACGGCGACAGCCGCACGCGACACGATCAGCCGCGATGGACCAAACGTCGCGTTGCGCAAGCGCTCGTGGCGTTGATGGATCGCCTGGGGCATGAACGGTTCGCCGTCGTCGGGCATGACCGTGGTGCGCGCGTCGGATACCGGCTGGCGCTCGATCATCCTGCGCGCGTCGCGGCCTATGCGTCGCTCACGGTGATTCCCACGCTGGACGCCTTCGCGGGCGTCGACAAGACCTTCGCGCTGAATGCATGGCACTGGTTCTTTCTCGCGCAACCTTTCGATCTTCCAGAGCGCATGCTGGATGCGGAAACCGACGCATTTATCGATGCGGCACTGTCGAAGATGGCAGGCGGACTCGACGGGATCGATCCGCTGGCGCTCGATGCCTATCGAGCCGCGTTTCGCAAGCCCGAAGTGCGTCATGCGATTTGCGAGGACTATCGCGCTGCGACGGTAGAGGATCTTCAGTACGACACGGCCGATTTCGAGGCAGGGAACAAACTCACATGTCCGGTGCTCGTGCTGTGGAGCGAGCGGGAGCAGCGGGCAGGAAAGGCGCTGCCCACCGATGTGTGGTCGAAATGGGCCTCGCAGGTGACGGGAAGGGCGCTGCCCGGCGGTCACCTGCTGCCTGAGGATGCGCCGCAAGAAGTGCTGTCGGCCCTCGTGCCGTTTCTCGAGCCGCTTCGAACGTAA
- a CDS encoding aldo/keto reductase — MRYRVFGRTGLKVSALALGAGMFGTGWGYGSEREASKAMFDAYRSAGGNFIDTADSYQFGQSESMLDEFIQAERDDIVLATKFSLGASPSAGLQGTGNSRKAMMQSVDASLRRLGTDRIDLLWVHMPDGVTPSEEIARGLDDLVRGGKILYAGLSDFPAWRVATAATIAELRGWAPISALQIEYSLVERSVESELLPMAAGFGLGTVGWSPLAGGLLTGKYRQGETGRKQGLGAVIHDESDARKTAIVDAVLAVAGELGVSPGQVAIAWVLAKGVLPIIGPRTAEQLADNLGALSVSLDPAHVARLDAASAIPLGFPHDMLMTERNRSRLAGGKADLVDYPAWPLR; from the coding sequence ATGCGTTACCGCGTTTTCGGTCGTACGGGTCTCAAGGTTTCCGCGCTGGCGCTGGGCGCGGGCATGTTCGGTACGGGCTGGGGTTACGGTTCGGAACGGGAAGCGTCAAAAGCCATGTTCGACGCCTATCGTTCGGCTGGCGGCAACTTCATCGACACGGCGGACAGCTACCAGTTCGGCCAGTCCGAGTCGATGCTCGACGAGTTCATCCAGGCCGAGCGGGACGACATCGTGCTCGCCACCAAGTTTTCGCTGGGCGCGTCGCCGTCGGCGGGGCTGCAAGGGACGGGCAATAGCCGCAAGGCGATGATGCAATCCGTCGATGCCAGTCTGCGGCGCCTCGGCACCGATCGCATCGATCTGCTGTGGGTTCATATGCCGGACGGCGTGACGCCCAGTGAAGAGATCGCGCGCGGCCTCGACGACCTGGTGCGCGGCGGCAAGATCCTGTATGCGGGACTATCCGATTTTCCGGCGTGGCGCGTCGCCACGGCTGCGACGATCGCGGAACTGCGCGGCTGGGCGCCGATTTCGGCGCTGCAGATCGAATACAGCCTGGTCGAACGTTCCGTGGAGAGCGAATTGCTGCCGATGGCCGCAGGATTCGGTCTCGGCACGGTCGGCTGGTCGCCGCTTGCGGGTGGCCTGCTGACGGGAAAATATCGTCAGGGCGAGACGGGTCGCAAGCAGGGGCTGGGTGCCGTGATCCACGACGAAAGCGACGCGCGCAAGACCGCTATCGTCGACGCCGTGCTTGCCGTCGCTGGCGAACTGGGCGTGTCGCCGGGGCAGGTAGCGATTGCCTGGGTGCTCGCCAAAGGGGTGTTGCCGATCATCGGTCCGCGTACCGCTGAGCAACTGGCCGACAATCTGGGGGCACTGTCTGTGAGCCTCGATCCTGCGCACGTGGCCCGGCTCGATGCAGCGAGTGCCATCCCGCTGGGATTTCCGCACGACATGTTGATGACCGAGCGCAACCGCAGCCGTCTGGCAGGCGGTAAGGCGGATCTGGTGGACTATCCAGCATGGCCGCTGCGGTAG
- a CDS encoding ABC transporter permease, producing MAATEQTLALDTRDSHARSPRERASRKRPHDALRLWRYAGYALPVVFLAVIEVLVRASVLPMHLVPAPSTIAQTLWDLGGARVARHIGASVARVYAGFALGSALALLVGAAMGLSRRVDALLDPAFQALRAIPSLAWVPILLLWMGIDEAPKITLIAIGAFFPVQLSVVAGIHGVDRKLIEFGELNRLTPRAMFTRILLPASMPQIFTGLRTGLSLAWMFMVAAELIAATRGLGYLLSDGRETGRPDLVFGAILLLALLGKLSDGAFKLIETRALSWRDARHVSGDAP from the coding sequence ATGGCTGCCACTGAACAGACACTCGCGCTCGATACGCGCGATTCACATGCGCGCTCGCCGCGCGAACGCGCATCGCGCAAGCGGCCGCACGATGCCTTGCGGTTGTGGCGCTATGCAGGCTATGCGTTGCCCGTCGTCTTTCTCGCCGTGATCGAAGTGCTGGTGCGCGCGTCCGTGTTGCCGATGCATCTCGTCCCCGCTCCCAGCACGATCGCACAAACGCTGTGGGACCTGGGGGGCGCACGCGTCGCGCGACATATCGGCGCGAGCGTCGCGCGCGTGTACGCCGGCTTCGCGCTCGGCTCGGCGCTCGCGTTGCTGGTCGGCGCCGCGATGGGATTGAGCCGTCGCGTCGATGCGCTGCTCGACCCCGCGTTTCAGGCACTGCGCGCCATTCCATCGCTCGCATGGGTGCCGATCCTGTTGCTGTGGATGGGCATCGACGAAGCGCCCAAGATCACGCTGATCGCGATCGGCGCGTTCTTTCCCGTGCAACTGAGTGTGGTCGCTGGCATTCATGGCGTCGACCGCAAACTGATCGAATTCGGCGAACTCAACCGTCTGACCCCGCGCGCGATGTTCACGCGCATTCTGTTGCCCGCGTCGATGCCGCAGATTTTCACGGGACTGCGCACGGGACTGAGCCTCGCCTGGATGTTCATGGTTGCCGCCGAACTGATCGCCGCGACGCGCGGCCTCGGCTACCTGCTCAGCGACGGCCGCGAAACGGGCAGACCCGATCTCGTGTTCGGCGCGATCCTGTTGCTGGCGCTGCTCGGTAAACTGAGCGACGGCGCATTCAAGCTCATCGAAACGCGCGCGTTGTCGTGGCGCGATGCGCGCCATGTTTCAGGAGACGCGCCATGA
- a CDS encoding alpha/beta fold hydrolase gives MFARMFRHVLLAAVSTGTLFAASFDAVAAASSYTVTSADGVRIAVQESGNPDGPPIVFIHGLLGSRLNWDAQTQSPELRQYRIITYDLRGHGLSDKPSGSEPYHDGRRWADDLAAVIKGSHARKPVLVGWSLGGVVISNYLAAYGDKDLAGAVYVDGVVELAPGQIVAHPDVYRDMTSEDLKTHLDGERAFVGLCFNRQPDAESFARLLANAAMASWDMQRAVPSMTVFAAEGLRNAHVPLLFIYGGRDALVDTRLTLMRAAELNPRIASKVYPESGHAPFIEEPDRFNRDLTDFVRAVSRR, from the coding sequence ATGTTTGCGCGAATGTTCCGTCATGTGCTGCTTGCCGCTGTCTCAACCGGTACGCTATTTGCAGCTTCATTCGATGCCGTTGCTGCTGCTTCGAGCTACACCGTCACGTCGGCGGACGGCGTGAGGATCGCCGTTCAGGAGAGCGGCAATCCTGACGGGCCGCCCATCGTCTTCATTCATGGCCTGCTCGGCAGCCGTCTGAACTGGGACGCGCAGACGCAGAGCCCGGAACTGCGCCAGTACCGCATCATTACGTATGATCTGCGCGGTCATGGACTGTCCGACAAGCCTTCGGGCAGCGAGCCCTATCATGATGGGCGTCGCTGGGCCGACGATCTCGCGGCGGTCATCAAGGGCTCGCATGCGAGAAAGCCCGTGCTGGTCGGATGGTCGCTGGGTGGCGTCGTGATATCGAACTACCTGGCGGCGTATGGCGATAAGGATCTTGCAGGCGCCGTGTATGTGGACGGCGTAGTCGAACTGGCGCCGGGTCAGATCGTGGCGCATCCTGACGTGTATCGCGACATGACTTCAGAAGATCTGAAAACGCATCTGGATGGCGAGCGCGCCTTCGTTGGCTTGTGCTTCAACCGGCAGCCCGATGCGGAGAGTTTCGCACGGCTGCTGGCCAATGCCGCGATGGCGTCATGGGACATGCAACGCGCAGTGCCTTCGATGACGGTGTTTGCGGCCGAGGGACTGCGCAACGCACATGTCCCCTTGCTGTTCATCTACGGTGGCCGCGACGCGCTCGTCGATACCCGACTGACGCTCATGCGCGCCGCTGAACTGAATCCGCGCATTGCCAGCAAGGTGTACCCCGAATCGGGCCATGCGCCATTCATCGAGGAACCTGATCGCTTCAATCGCGATCTGACCGACTTCGTCCGGGCCGTATCGCGGCGCTAA
- a CDS encoding MFS transporter encodes MSTVAIPSTPLDASIPHEAARPAVIRSAQDVSRIVNAGAVKGSNARIVIAIALGGVFLDAYDLTSLAYGIKDIAKQFSLTPVQVGFVSSAITFGAILGALFGGYLTDRIGRYRVFMADMLFFVVAAIAAGLAPNAWVLGGARFLMGFGVGLDLPVAMAFLAEFSRVAGRGNKAASVAAWCPAWYAATSTCYLLILGLYAILPEHQLGWLWRLTLAFGAVPAIVIILVRSRYISESPVWAANQGDLEGAARILKRSYGVDAVVERATAPVAQPRRASWRNYGVLFNATYRRRTILAAVIGSASSFGYNAIIFGLPVIITSFFAQGPLTTIVASLALNLLFAFVGGLIGVRTAPTIGAWKMTVLGHSLQFASLIGLALIGRPSGTALVAAAILLLGGYLFGQGFGPGSHSMTYASLSYPTSLRGIGVGFNQTLVRTASTISLFLFPVLAGALGTKVFWVIAIAPLTSLLVLLAIRWEPSGYDIDGEDYVSAPTVTERAGA; translated from the coding sequence ATGTCTACCGTTGCGATTCCATCCACGCCGCTGGACGCGTCCATTCCACACGAGGCCGCTCGTCCCGCTGTTATCCGGTCCGCCCAGGACGTATCGCGCATCGTCAACGCGGGCGCGGTGAAGGGCAGCAATGCGCGCATCGTGATCGCGATTGCGCTTGGCGGTGTTTTTCTCGATGCCTATGATCTGACCTCGCTCGCGTACGGCATCAAGGACATCGCGAAACAGTTTTCACTGACACCCGTGCAGGTCGGTTTCGTTTCTTCGGCGATTACGTTCGGCGCGATTCTCGGCGCGTTGTTCGGCGGCTATCTGACCGATCGGATCGGACGTTATCGCGTGTTCATGGCGGACATGCTGTTCTTCGTCGTCGCCGCGATTGCGGCCGGTCTCGCGCCCAATGCATGGGTGCTCGGCGGCGCGCGTTTCCTGATGGGGTTCGGCGTCGGGCTCGATCTGCCCGTTGCGATGGCGTTTCTGGCGGAGTTCTCGCGGGTGGCGGGAAGGGGCAATAAAGCGGCCAGCGTCGCTGCGTGGTGTCCCGCCTGGTACGCCGCGACGAGTACATGCTATCTGCTGATTCTCGGGCTGTACGCGATCCTGCCCGAGCACCAGCTCGGCTGGCTGTGGCGGCTCACGCTCGCATTCGGCGCGGTGCCCGCTATCGTCATCATTCTGGTGCGCAGCCGCTATATCAGCGAATCGCCTGTGTGGGCAGCGAACCAGGGCGACCTGGAAGGCGCCGCGCGCATCCTGAAGCGCTCGTATGGCGTCGATGCCGTCGTCGAACGCGCGACTGCGCCCGTCGCACAACCGCGCCGGGCTTCGTGGCGCAACTATGGCGTGCTGTTCAACGCCACGTACCGGCGCCGCACGATTCTCGCGGCGGTGATCGGCAGCGCATCGTCGTTCGGTTATAACGCGATCATCTTTGGCTTGCCTGTCATCATCACGAGCTTTTTCGCGCAAGGGCCGCTGACGACGATCGTCGCGTCGCTCGCGCTCAATCTGTTGTTCGCATTCGTAGGCGGCCTGATCGGCGTGCGGACTGCGCCGACAATCGGTGCATGGAAAATGACGGTACTCGGTCATTCGCTGCAATTCGCTTCGTTGATCGGACTCGCGCTGATCGGTCGTCCGAGCGGCACGGCGCTCGTGGCGGCAGCCATTCTGCTGCTGGGCGGCTATCTGTTCGGGCAGGGCTTCGGGCCCGGATCGCATTCGATGACCTACGCATCGCTCAGTTACCCGACTTCGCTGCGCGGTATCGGCGTGGGGTTCAATCAGACGCTGGTGCGCACGGCGTCGACGATCTCGCTGTTTCTGTTCCCGGTGCTGGCGGGCGCACTCGGCACGAAGGTGTTCTGGGTCATTGCGATCGCTCCACTGACGTCGCTGCTGGTGCTGCTCGCGATCCGCTGGGAGCCGTCTGGCTACGATATCGATGGCGAGGACTATGTGAGCGCACCGACCGTCACGGAGCGCGCAGGCGCCTGA
- a CDS encoding nitroreductase family protein: MTSSNSRTAEHPIDRQFLERWSPRAFAQDTIPDSSLLTFLEAARWAPSSYNSQPWRFVYARRDTEHWTRFLSFLNEFNRGWAQHAAAILIVLSKRSFTPPGATEAVALASHSFDTGAAWGYFALQASLSGWKAHGLAGIERERIREELAVPDDYAVEAAIAIGRAGDKSSLPEGLQKRETPSPRNPLSTFAAEGQFAF, translated from the coding sequence ATGACTTCATCGAATTCACGTACGGCCGAGCATCCCATCGACAGGCAATTTCTGGAACGCTGGTCGCCTCGCGCCTTCGCGCAGGACACGATTCCGGACTCCTCGCTGCTGACTTTCCTCGAGGCAGCACGCTGGGCGCCTTCTTCGTATAACTCGCAGCCATGGCGCTTCGTCTATGCGCGACGCGATACAGAGCACTGGACCCGCTTTCTCAGTTTTCTCAATGAGTTCAACCGAGGCTGGGCGCAACACGCCGCCGCTATCCTGATCGTACTGTCGAAGCGGTCATTCACGCCGCCGGGCGCAACCGAAGCAGTCGCGCTAGCGTCGCATTCGTTCGATACGGGTGCCGCATGGGGTTATTTCGCGCTGCAGGCGAGCCTGTCCGGCTGGAAGGCTCATGGCCTTGCCGGGATCGAACGCGAGCGCATCCGAGAGGAACTGGCCGTTCCCGACGACTATGCCGTCGAAGCGGCGATCGCGATCGGCCGTGCCGGTGACAAGTCGTCGTTGCCGGAAGGATTGCAGAAGCGCGAAACGCCAAGTCCGCGCAATCCCCTCTCCACGTTCGCCGCGGAAGGACAGTTCGCATTCTGA
- a CDS encoding ABC transporter ATP-binding protein, producing MSPSSAPLLRVRGLARRFGRRTVFEQVSFDLARGEIVSLVGPSGCGKSTLLRAIAGLHGHAEGSVLLEQQLQRGPSDRIGVIFQEPRLLPWLSVADNIAFAAGPRQGHDPRVDTLLAEVGLSGVRDALPKQLSGGMAQRVALARGLFAEPDLLLLDEPFSAVDAITRSRLQRVLLALAHAHGTTILLVTHDLDEALHLSDRVLLLSPPGDDLPGRIAREIHVDAPRPRNLRDPAMDALRDTLLDGIASSPI from the coding sequence ATGAGCCCATCGTCCGCGCCTTTGCTGCGAGTGCGTGGCCTCGCGCGGCGCTTCGGGCGGCGCACGGTATTCGAGCAGGTATCGTTCGATCTGGCACGCGGCGAGATCGTCAGTCTGGTCGGGCCGAGCGGATGTGGAAAGAGCACGCTGTTGCGGGCGATTGCGGGCCTCCACGGGCACGCGGAGGGTTCGGTGCTGCTGGAGCAGCAGTTGCAGCGCGGTCCGTCCGACAGGATCGGCGTCATCTTTCAGGAACCGCGGTTGTTGCCCTGGCTCAGTGTCGCCGACAATATCGCGTTCGCTGCCGGGCCTCGACAGGGACATGATCCGCGCGTCGACACCTTGCTTGCAGAAGTCGGACTGTCGGGCGTGCGCGACGCGCTGCCGAAACAGTTGTCGGGCGGCATGGCACAACGCGTCGCGCTGGCGCGCGGACTGTTCGCGGAGCCGGACCTGTTGTTGCTCGATGAACCGTTCAGCGCCGTCGACGCCATCACACGCTCGCGACTTCAGCGTGTCCTGCTTGCACTCGCGCACGCACACGGAACGACGATACTGCTCGTCACGCATGATCTGGACGAAGCGCTTCACCTGTCCGATCGTGTTCTGTTGCTGTCGCCACCCGGCGATGATCTGCCGGGCCGCATTGCGCGCGAAATACATGTCGATGCGCCACGGCCTCGAAACCTGCGCGACCCTGCGATGGACGCGCTGCGAGATACCTTGCTGGACGGTATCGCATCGAGTCCGATCTAG